The proteins below are encoded in one region of Paracoccus sp. N5:
- a CDS encoding universal stress protein has protein sequence MIQKILCPTDGTEHSDLAVIYAAQLAARFGVPLTICVVNIAHGGARGPVIHHWTDKEMEEKLDRATALAQENGVADPKRVDIVSREAAAGIVSYAEGNGYDQIVVGTGDKRGLSRLMLGSVAADVMARAHCTVTVAR, from the coding sequence ATGATCCAGAAGATATTATGTCCGACCGATGGCACCGAACATTCCGATTTGGCCGTCATCTATGCCGCGCAGCTGGCGGCCCGATTCGGCGTGCCGTTGACCATCTGCGTGGTCAACATCGCGCATGGCGGGGCGCGCGGCCCGGTCATCCATCACTGGACCGACAAGGAGATGGAGGAAAAGCTGGACCGCGCCACCGCGCTGGCCCAGGAGAACGGCGTGGCCGATCCGAAGCGCGTCGACATCGTCAGCCGCGAGGCCGCGGCCGGCATCGTTTCCTATGCCGAGGGCAATGGCTACGACCAGATCGTCGTCGGCACCGGCGACAAGCGCGGCCTGTCGCGGCTGATGCTGGGCTCGGTCGCGGCCGATGTCATGGCCCGCGCCCATTGCACCGTAACCGTGGCACGCTAG
- a CDS encoding amino acid permease: MAQAQQTEHVGLARVLGPAHVWALGVGIVLVGEYMGWNFSVGKGGAYAALMACWFAGILYTCVAMIDSEVTSTVAAAGGQYTQAKHIVGPLMAFNVGLYLVFAYTMLEAANAITFGFLVDTVATMSGHSGLDQRPFIILAIMFLAWLNYRGVLATLTFNLVITAIAFTAVIVLFLATSGVIGTSPLRHAELMSGAAAMPYGWLGVLAAMHFGLWYYLGIEGTTQAAEEVRSPARSLPFGTLAGVMTLAIAATLTWYVCSGLMPWEYLGQAGVPLFDAARLSGSTFLMVFLGIGTMFATLASANGCINDASRAWFAMARDRYLPGWFGAVHPKYRTPYRSIIFLVPIALIFALGAPIDQVITFSILSGLLEYTFMPLNIILFRRKWPLETIKRGYEHPFHPLPAFALLALCGMAFFAVFLGYGTQLVAMIAFYIVVSLWFHFWRYRFVNRGAQFTMPWPKPKGY; the protein is encoded by the coding sequence ATGGCGCAGGCACAACAAACCGAACACGTCGGCCTTGCCCGGGTGCTGGGCCCCGCCCACGTCTGGGCGCTGGGGGTGGGCATCGTTCTGGTCGGCGAATACATGGGCTGGAACTTCTCGGTCGGCAAGGGCGGCGCCTATGCCGCGCTGATGGCCTGCTGGTTCGCGGGCATCCTTTACACCTGCGTGGCCATGATCGACAGCGAGGTGACATCGACCGTCGCCGCGGCCGGCGGGCAATACACCCAGGCCAAGCATATCGTCGGGCCGCTGATGGCCTTCAACGTCGGGCTGTATCTGGTCTTTGCCTATACGATGCTCGAGGCGGCCAATGCCATCACCTTCGGCTTCCTGGTCGATACGGTGGCGACGATGAGCGGGCATTCCGGCCTGGACCAGCGGCCGTTCATCATCCTGGCGATCATGTTCCTGGCCTGGCTGAACTATCGCGGGGTGCTGGCGACGCTGACCTTCAACCTGGTCATCACCGCCATCGCCTTCACCGCGGTGATCGTGCTGTTCCTGGCCACCTCGGGCGTGATCGGCACCAGCCCGCTGCGCCATGCCGAGCTGATGAGCGGCGCGGCGGCCATGCCCTATGGCTGGCTGGGTGTGCTGGCGGCGATGCATTTCGGCCTGTGGTATTACCTCGGGATCGAGGGCACCACCCAGGCCGCCGAAGAGGTGCGCAGCCCGGCCCGGTCGCTGCCCTTCGGCACGCTGGCCGGGGTGATGACGCTGGCCATCGCCGCAACGCTGACCTGGTACGTATGCTCGGGGCTGATGCCTTGGGAATACCTGGGCCAGGCCGGAGTGCCGCTCTTCGATGCGGCGCGGCTCTCGGGCTCGACCTTCCTGATGGTGTTCCTGGGCATCGGCACGATGTTCGCCACCCTGGCCTCGGCCAACGGCTGCATCAACGACGCCAGCCGCGCCTGGTTCGCCATGGCCCGCGACCGCTATCTGCCGGGCTGGTTCGGCGCGGTGCATCCGAAATACCGCACGCCCTATCGCTCGATCATCTTCCTGGTGCCGATCGCGCTGATCTTCGCCCTGGGCGCGCCGATCGACCAGGTCATCACCTTCTCGATCCTGTCGGGCCTGCTGGAATACACCTTCATGCCGCTGAACATCATCCTGTTCCGGCGCAAATGGCCGCTCGAGACCATCAAGCGCGGCTATGAGCACCCGTTCCACCCGCTGCCGGCCTTTGCGCTGCTGGCGCTGTGCGGCATGGCCTTCTTCGCGGTGTTCCTGGGCTATGGCACCCAGCTTGTCGCGATGATCGCCTTCTACATCGTCGTGTCGCTGTGGTTCCACTTCTGGCGCTATCGCTTCGTGAACCGGGGCGCGCAGTTCACCATGCCCTGGCCCAAGCCGAAGGGCTATTGA
- a CDS encoding LysR family transcriptional regulator, whose amino-acid sequence MSLPPARLMLKPAQLRLIQQIAEHGQLQLAAETVGMTQPAASRMLAEIENQVGAQLFLRQPKGMEPTEIGRAVLRRARVILREMVSMAADVRALREGFGGTLRVGAVTGPAVGYLVSAIREIKQSAPDADITVDVMPSRELLGHLAAGEMDFVLARILPEFDSQDFNILPMRDEKVTFLTRAGHPLSRAPAVTLTELAGQEWIMQSRGAPIREAALAAFADVGLAEPRNIVNSPSLLLTIAYLAQCDAVAPMSEEVAELLIRPPVSAGFAMLQIPHEIRVSAYYLLDLKRRPLSPLAQRLRERLIALSQSPVRAVFS is encoded by the coding sequence ATGTCCCTGCCCCCCGCCCGGCTGATGCTGAAGCCGGCCCAATTGCGCCTGATCCAGCAGATCGCCGAGCATGGCCAGTTGCAGCTGGCCGCCGAAACGGTCGGCATGACCCAGCCCGCCGCCTCGCGCATGTTGGCCGAGATCGAGAACCAGGTCGGCGCCCAGCTGTTCCTGCGCCAGCCCAAGGGCATGGAGCCGACCGAGATCGGCCGCGCCGTGCTGCGCCGCGCCCGCGTCATCCTGCGCGAGATGGTCAGCATGGCCGCGGACGTGCGGGCGCTGCGCGAGGGGTTCGGCGGCACGCTGCGCGTCGGCGCGGTGACCGGGCCGGCGGTCGGCTACCTGGTCTCGGCCATTCGCGAGATCAAGCAGAGCGCGCCCGATGCCGACATCACCGTGGACGTGATGCCCTCGCGCGAGCTTCTGGGCCATCTCGCGGCGGGCGAGATGGATTTCGTCCTGGCCCGCATCCTGCCGGAATTCGACAGCCAGGATTTCAACATCCTGCCGATGCGGGATGAAAAGGTGACCTTCCTGACCCGCGCCGGCCATCCGCTGAGCCGCGCGCCCGCCGTCACCCTGACCGAGCTTGCCGGGCAGGAATGGATCATGCAAAGCCGCGGCGCCCCGATCCGCGAGGCGGCGCTGGCGGCCTTTGCCGATGTCGGGCTGGCCGAGCCGAGGAACATCGTCAACAGCCCGTCGCTTCTGCTGACCATCGCTTACCTCGCGCAATGCGACGCCGTGGCGCCGATGTCCGAGGAGGTGGCCGAGCTGTTGATCCGGCCGCCGGTCTCGGCCGGCTTTGCCATGCTGCAGATCCCGCACGAGATCCGCGTCTCGGCCTATTACCTCCTGGACCTGAAGCGCCGGCCGCTGTCGCCCCTGGCGCAGCGGCTGCGCGAAAGGCTGATTGCGCTGTCGCAGAGTCCGGTGCGGGCGGTGTTTTCCTAG
- a CDS encoding asparaginase domain-containing protein — protein MRTHAEGTATMTGSPPVLAVLATGGTIASRRGADGAARPSLSGRELLALVPPMQVELRPREVLAKDSASLTLADMQAISDAVGAQLADPAIDGVVVLHGTDAMEETALLVQLQHQPGKRVVFTGAQFAADHPQSDGPRNLADALGAAMAPGRGVSLVFGGRVLPAWGLYKEVSDSPEAFERAAEEEPSLDRALPAPVAGLRVDIVATHPGSDGLHLDASLAAGARGIVISAMGSGNATPELVAAIVRARAQGVPVVVSSRVPRGLLAPIYGGGGGGHDMRRAGAIHARILRPGQARILLAALLANGCPEAEIARAFEAAPV, from the coding sequence ATGCGCACCCATGCCGAAGGCACGGCGACCATGACCGGCAGCCCGCCGGTGCTGGCGGTGCTGGCGACCGGCGGCACCATTGCCAGCCGCCGCGGTGCCGATGGCGCCGCCCGGCCCAGCCTCAGCGGCCGCGAGTTGCTGGCGCTGGTGCCGCCGATGCAGGTCGAGCTGCGCCCGCGCGAGGTGCTGGCCAAGGATTCCGCCAGCCTGACCCTGGCCGACATGCAGGCGATCAGCGACGCGGTGGGCGCGCAGCTGGCCGACCCGGCCATCGACGGCGTGGTCGTACTGCACGGCACCGACGCGATGGAGGAAACCGCGCTGCTGGTCCAGCTTCAGCACCAGCCCGGCAAGCGGGTGGTGTTCACTGGCGCGCAATTCGCCGCCGATCATCCGCAGTCGGACGGGCCGCGCAACCTGGCCGATGCGCTCGGCGCGGCCATGGCGCCGGGCAGGGGGGTGTCGCTGGTCTTCGGCGGCCGGGTGCTGCCGGCCTGGGGGCTTTACAAGGAAGTGTCGGATTCCCCCGAAGCCTTCGAGCGCGCCGCCGAAGAGGAACCGTCGCTGGACCGCGCCCTGCCGGCGCCGGTCGCGGGCCTGCGCGTCGACATCGTCGCCACCCATCCCGGCAGCGACGGGCTGCATCTGGACGCGAGCCTTGCGGCGGGGGCGCGGGGCATCGTGATCTCGGCCATGGGCTCGGGCAATGCGACGCCGGAACTGGTCGCGGCCATCGTCCGGGCCCGGGCGCAGGGCGTGCCGGTGGTGGTGTCCAGCCGGGTGCCGCGGGGGCTTCTGGCGCCGATCTATGGCGGCGGCGGCGGCGGTCACGACATGCGCCGGGCCGGGGCGATCCATGCCCGCATCCTGCGGCCCGGACAGGCGCGCATCCTGCTGGCGGCGCTGCTTGCCAATGGCTGCCCCGAGGCCGAGATCGCCCGCGCCTTCGAGGCGGCACCCGTCTGA
- a CDS encoding FadR/GntR family transcriptional regulator: protein MTHKSPVSRKNAAETVFEDLRGAILAGQLPVGTRLPSEAKLAERYGVSRPIIREAMRSLQTLGLTRSRSGSGSFVISDRQAPELAYGHYSARELIEARPFIEIPAAGWAALRRTPEQMARLMQLCDSMERQEDALKWVRLDSDFHFLIAEAAQNAVFARIVTDSRDALMRQSELVNLMADRRLTSNDEHRRIAQAISAGSEDEARAAMRDHLDEVEQAMTWIIGQAPRGA, encoded by the coding sequence TTGACACACAAAAGCCCGGTCAGTCGGAAAAACGCCGCCGAGACGGTGTTCGAGGATCTGAGAGGCGCCATCCTTGCCGGCCAGCTGCCGGTCGGCACCCGCTTGCCTTCCGAGGCCAAGCTGGCCGAGCGTTATGGCGTCAGCCGCCCGATCATCCGCGAGGCCATGCGGTCCTTGCAGACGCTGGGCCTGACCCGCAGCCGCAGCGGCAGCGGCAGCTTCGTGATCTCGGATCGCCAGGCGCCGGAGCTGGCCTATGGCCATTACTCGGCGCGCGAACTGATCGAGGCCCGGCCCTTCATCGAGATCCCGGCCGCCGGCTGGGCCGCGCTGCGCCGCACGCCCGAGCAGATGGCGCGGCTGATGCAGCTATGCGACAGCATGGAACGCCAGGAGGACGCGCTGAAATGGGTGCGGCTGGACAGCGATTTCCATTTCCTGATCGCCGAGGCGGCGCAGAACGCGGTCTTTGCCCGCATCGTCACCGATTCCCGCGACGCGCTGATGCGGCAGTCCGAGCTGGTGAACCTGATGGCCGACCGCCGGCTGACCTCGAATGACGAACATCGCCGCATCGCGCAGGCGATCTCGGCCGGGTCCGAGGACGAGGCGCGGGCGGCGATGCGCGACCATCTCGACGAGGTCGAGCAGGCGATGACCTGGATCATCGGCCAAGCGCCGCGCGGCGCCTGA
- a CDS encoding multidrug effflux MFS transporter: MRDPLFRMALLLGLLSAVGPFAIDMYLPALPEVASDLGTSEAGAALTLTAYFIVFGIAQMIYGPLSDALGRKPPLVIGVAIFLAATIAASLAPDIGWLIAARAVQGLGAATLMAVPRAVIRDMATGPAAARMMAAIMIVISVSPMLAPLTGSAVMAWGGWREIFAVLAVAAAVSLGLIVFALPETLAVAQRRPVRLAEMLAGARRLLGDRRFLGLTMIGGFGMASFFVFLASASFVYTRQYGLSPTGFSLAFAVNAIGFFSASQFAGRLAERFGMERVISLAITGFALATLLLAAVVLAGIDALPVVVAGLFAGNACLGLVMPTAMVMSLDPHPEIAGLASSLGGTVQMLTGGLMIAVTGPFLDNTAATMVPAIALCAVLAWMAAAASLPRLRLR, from the coding sequence ATGCGTGATCCCCTGTTCCGCATGGCCCTGCTGCTTGGCCTGCTTTCCGCCGTCGGTCCCTTCGCGATCGATATGTATCTGCCCGCGCTGCCCGAGGTGGCGAGCGACCTCGGCACCAGCGAGGCCGGCGCCGCGCTGACGCTGACCGCCTATTTCATCGTCTTCGGCATCGCGCAGATGATCTATGGCCCGCTGTCAGATGCCCTGGGCCGCAAGCCGCCGCTGGTGATCGGCGTCGCGATCTTCCTGGCCGCGACCATCGCCGCCAGCCTTGCGCCCGACATCGGCTGGCTGATCGCGGCCCGCGCCGTGCAGGGCCTGGGCGCGGCGACGCTGATGGCGGTGCCGCGCGCGGTGATCCGCGACATGGCGACCGGACCCGCCGCGGCGCGGATGATGGCGGCGATCATGATCGTGATCTCGGTCTCGCCGATGCTGGCGCCGCTGACCGGCTCGGCGGTGATGGCCTGGGGCGGCTGGCGCGAGATCTTCGCAGTCCTTGCCGTCGCGGCCGCCGTCAGCCTGGGGCTGATCGTCTTCGCCCTGCCCGAGACGCTGGCGGTCGCGCAGCGCCGCCCGGTGCGGCTGGCCGAGATGCTGGCCGGCGCGCGCCGGCTGCTGGGCGACCGCCGTTTCCTGGGGCTGACGATGATCGGCGGCTTCGGCATGGCCAGCTTCTTCGTGTTCCTGGCCTCGGCGAGCTTCGTCTATACCCGGCAATACGGGCTTAGCCCGACCGGCTTTTCCTTGGCCTTCGCGGTCAATGCCATCGGCTTCTTCTCGGCCTCGCAATTCGCCGGGCGGCTGGCCGAGCGTTTCGGGATGGAGCGGGTGATCTCGCTGGCGATCACCGGATTCGCGCTGGCGACGCTGCTGCTTGCGGCCGTGGTGCTGGCCGGGATCGACGCGCTGCCGGTGGTGGTCGCGGGGCTGTTTGCCGGCAATGCCTGCCTGGGGCTGGTGATGCCCACGGCCATGGTGATGTCGCTGGACCCGCATCCCGAGATCGCGGGGCTGGCCTCGTCGCTGGGCGGCACGGTGCAGATGCTGACCGGCGGGCTGATGATCGCCGTCACCGGGCCGTTTCTGGACAATACCGCCGCGACCATGGTGCCGGCCATCGCGCTTTGCGCGGTGCTGGCCTGGATGGCGGCGGCGGCATCGCTGCCGCGGCTGCGCCTGCGCTAG
- a CDS encoding L-cystine transporter: protein MASVLINLAIFAALIMALARLQGGHLSLSVRVFIGLVLGTLFGIGLQLAYGTGSEALQTTINWINIVGNGYVQLLQMVVMPLVFAAILSAVARLHDASALGKISALTLGTLLGTTAIAAFVGVVMSLTFGLTAEGLAQGAAETARLTALESTYAPKVADLTVPQLILSFIPKNPFADLTGANPTSIISVVIFAAFLGVAAIRLVRRDAEKGHSLLALIDMLQAWIGQLVRLIMGLTPYGVMALMTKMAATSNAADILNLGKFVIASYIGLAIMFVVHGVLLTLTGVNPLTFFRKIVPALSFAFSSRSSAATIPLNVEIQTRRLGIPQTIASFSASFGATIGQNGCAGLYPAMLAVMVAPTVGINPLDPAWIATLIAIVTLSSAGVAGVGGGATLAALIVLPAMGLPVTLVALLISVEPLIDMGRTALNVSGSMTAGTVTSQILGQTDRSVLQNPEAGELQNA, encoded by the coding sequence ATGGCATCCGTTCTCATCAACCTCGCAATCTTCGCCGCGCTGATCATGGCGCTGGCCCGCCTGCAGGGCGGGCATCTGTCGCTGTCGGTGCGGGTCTTCATCGGCCTGGTGCTGGGCACCCTGTTCGGCATCGGCCTGCAACTGGCCTATGGCACCGGGTCCGAGGCGTTGCAGACCACGATCAACTGGATCAACATCGTCGGCAACGGCTATGTGCAGCTCTTGCAGATGGTGGTCATGCCGCTGGTCTTTGCCGCCATCCTCAGCGCGGTGGCGCGGCTGCACGACGCCTCGGCCTTGGGCAAGATCTCGGCGCTGACGCTGGGCACGCTCCTGGGCACCACGGCGATCGCGGCCTTCGTGGGCGTGGTCATGTCGCTGACCTTCGGGCTGACGGCCGAGGGGCTGGCGCAGGGCGCGGCGGAAACCGCCCGGCTGACCGCGCTGGAATCGACCTATGCCCCCAAGGTCGCCGACCTGACCGTGCCGCAGCTGATCCTGTCCTTCATTCCGAAAAACCCCTTCGCCGACCTGACCGGGGCCAACCCGACCTCGATCATTTCGGTGGTGATCTTCGCGGCCTTCCTGGGCGTGGCGGCGATCCGGCTGGTCCGGCGCGACGCGGAAAAGGGCCACAGCCTGCTGGCGCTGATCGACATGCTGCAAGCTTGGATCGGCCAGCTCGTGCGGCTGATCATGGGGCTGACGCCCTATGGCGTCATGGCGCTGATGACCAAGATGGCGGCGACCTCGAACGCGGCCGACATCCTGAACCTCGGCAAGTTCGTCATCGCCTCCTATATCGGCCTTGCGATCATGTTCGTGGTGCATGGCGTGCTGCTGACCCTGACCGGCGTGAACCCGCTGACCTTCTTCCGCAAGATCGTCCCGGCGCTGAGCTTCGCCTTCTCCAGCCGTTCGAGCGCCGCGACCATTCCGCTGAATGTCGAGATCCAGACCCGCCGCCTGGGCATCCCGCAGACCATCGCCAGCTTCTCGGCCTCGTTCGGGGCGACCATCGGGCAGAACGGCTGCGCCGGGCTCTATCCGGCGATGCTGGCGGTGATGGTGGCGCCGACGGTCGGCATCAACCCGCTGGACCCGGCCTGGATCGCCACGCTCATCGCCATCGTGACGCTCAGCTCGGCCGGGGTCGCGGGGGTCGGCGGCGGCGCCACCCTGGCGGCGCTGATCGTGCTGCCGGCCATGGGCCTGCCGGTCACGCTGGTCGCGCTGCTGATCTCGGTCGAGCCGCTGATCGACATGGGCCGCACCGCGCTCAACGTCTCGGGCTCGATGACGGCAGGCACGGTGACCTCGCAGATCCTCGGCCAGACCGACCGCAGCGTGCTGCAGAACCCCGAGGCGGGCGAGCTGCAGAACGCCTGA
- a CDS encoding cyanate transporter: protein MEQTRSGDRPLLLGLVALVGLALRPFLTGLGPVSPQVAATTGLGMQGLALLTLLPVLLMGAGAFFGPALQARLGARRATAAALLVLAMGSGLRLVAGSGAQMLGSALLLGLGAAVVQAVFPTIIKREFPRRISLAMGVYASTMMGGGAFGAQVAPLIAEASGSWRLALGWLALPAALTAWLVARVLPRDTRPARAAKAAGLLGWLRLPRVWLLMACFGLINGGYSSSVAWLSPAFRELGWSAGASGGLLAVLAVGQAVAALLMPVLAGRRPDRRPWLWVCLALQALGFGLLAVQPLAAPWATAFLLGAGLGGCFSLMMLVALDHLPDPAGAGALAALMQGGGFLLAAVPPWLLALLHESRGGFAAGWQLHLAAVLLVGLLVLRLDPRGYGAATAAGAPRPAPAE from the coding sequence ATGGAGCAGACCAGATCCGGCGACCGACCCCTGCTTCTGGGGCTGGTGGCGCTGGTCGGGCTGGCGCTGCGGCCCTTTCTGACCGGGCTCGGCCCCGTGTCGCCGCAGGTCGCGGCGACGACCGGTCTTGGCATGCAGGGCTTGGCGCTGCTGACGTTGCTGCCGGTGCTGCTGATGGGCGCCGGCGCCTTCTTCGGCCCGGCCTTGCAGGCCCGGCTGGGCGCGCGCCGCGCCACGGCGGCGGCGCTTCTGGTGCTGGCGATGGGCTCGGGCCTGCGGCTGGTGGCGGGCTCGGGGGCGCAGATGCTGGGCTCGGCGCTGCTCCTGGGCCTGGGCGCGGCGGTTGTGCAGGCGGTGTTCCCGACCATCATCAAGCGCGAGTTTCCGCGCCGCATCAGCCTTGCCATGGGAGTTTACGCCTCGACGATGATGGGCGGCGGCGCCTTTGGCGCGCAGGTCGCGCCGCTGATCGCCGAGGCGAGCGGCAGCTGGCGGCTGGCGCTTGGCTGGCTGGCGCTGCCGGCGGCGCTGACCGCCTGGCTTGTGGCGCGGGTGCTGCCGCGCGATACCCGTCCCGCGCGTGCCGCGAAGGCGGCGGGGCTGCTCGGCTGGCTGCGCCTGCCCCGGGTCTGGCTGCTGATGGCCTGTTTCGGCCTGATCAACGGCGGATATTCGTCCTCGGTCGCCTGGCTCTCGCCGGCGTTCCGCGAGCTTGGCTGGTCGGCGGGCGCCAGCGGCGGGCTGCTGGCCGTGCTGGCGGTGGGCCAGGCGGTCGCCGCGCTGCTGATGCCGGTGCTGGCCGGGCGCCGCCCCGACCGCAGGCCCTGGCTTTGGGTCTGCCTCGCCCTGCAGGCGCTGGGGTTCGGGCTGCTGGCGGTGCAGCCGCTGGCCGCGCCCTGGGCGACCGCCTTCCTGCTGGGCGCGGGCCTGGGCGGCTGCTTTTCGCTGATGATGCTGGTGGCGCTGGACCACCTGCCCGACCCGGCCGGCGCCGGCGCGCTGGCCGCGCTGATGCAGGGCGGCGGCTTCCTGCTGGCGGCGGTGCCGCCCTGGCTCCTGGCCCTGCTGCACGAGTCGCGCGGCGGCTTCGCCGCCGGCTGGCAGCTGCACTTGGCCGCGGTGCTGCTGGTCGGTCTGCTGGTCCTGCGGCTCGACCCGCGGGGCTATGGCGCCGCCACGGCCGCGGGCGCGCCCCGGCCCGCCCCCGCCGAATGA
- a CDS encoding heme-binding protein gives MLTITRLDQQDARRLIEGAEAHSRLIGVPMCIAVTDESGHLLAFSRMDGGKITSATIAIDKAFTAAAARKPTHEYGTASQPGAPAWGISSALGGRLMVVAGGLPVEHDGQVIGGIGVSSGSPSQDQSVAQAGIDHWRSTQG, from the coding sequence ATGCTGACCATCACCCGGCTCGACCAGCAGGACGCCCGGCGCCTGATCGAGGGCGCCGAGGCGCATTCGCGCCTGATCGGCGTGCCGATGTGCATCGCCGTGACCGACGAAAGCGGGCATCTGCTGGCGTTTTCGCGCATGGACGGCGGCAAGATCACCTCGGCCACCATCGCCATCGACAAGGCCTTCACCGCCGCCGCGGCCCGCAAGCCGACGCATGAATACGGCACCGCCAGCCAGCCGGGCGCCCCGGCCTGGGGGATCTCCTCGGCGCTGGGCGGCCGGCTGATGGTGGTCGCGGGCGGTCTGCCGGTGGAACATGACGGCCAAGTCATCGGCGGCATCGGCGTATCCTCGGGCAGCCCGTCCCAGGACCAATCGGTGGCCCAGGCCGGCATCGACCACTGGCGCAGCACCCAGGGGTGA
- a CDS encoding Hsp70 family protein — protein sequence MAETLAIDFGTSNSAAAVLRGGRPLRLAIEPGAETLPTAVFFPARGGAMRIGEAASEALIAGAEGRYMRALKSVLGTELFHESRLVAGRRRTLAEIVAAFLAALRERSEAATGLRFARALSGRPVHFHADPASDARAEADLRGCYLAAGFAQVDFLPEPEAAALASHGLGREGELGLIVDIGGGTSDFSVFRSQGGKAQILANHGIRLGGTDFDQQVSLSHAMPALGQGGSLRREMGPGLLPVPNAVYVDLATWARIPFLYTPETRRMATGMVRMAVDRPALDRLVAVLDEELGHELAFAVERGKIAANTGTEARIAMGFIEPGLARAITPETLEAALSANRHALAEAAAETLRLAGVTPGRIGSVVLVGGSSLMGLVADEARRLCPGASQLRAQAFTAVVDGLALATAR from the coding sequence ATGGCAGAGACGCTGGCCATCGATTTCGGCACATCGAACTCGGCCGCCGCCGTGCTGCGGGGCGGCCGGCCGCTGCGGCTGGCCATCGAGCCGGGGGCCGAGACCCTGCCCACCGCCGTCTTCTTCCCGGCGCGCGGCGGCGCCATGCGCATCGGCGAGGCCGCGTCCGAGGCGCTGATCGCCGGCGCCGAGGGCCGCTATATGCGGGCGCTGAAAAGCGTGCTCGGCACCGAGCTTTTCCATGAATCGCGGCTGGTCGCCGGCCGGCGCCGCACGCTGGCCGAGATCGTCGCGGCCTTCCTGGCCGCGCTGCGCGAACGGTCCGAGGCGGCGACGGGATTGCGCTTTGCCCGCGCGCTGTCGGGCCGGCCGGTGCATTTCCACGCCGACCCCGCCAGCGACGCCCGGGCCGAGGCCGACCTGCGCGGCTGCTATCTGGCCGCCGGCTTCGCGCAGGTCGATTTCCTGCCCGAACCCGAGGCGGCGGCGCTGGCCAGCCATGGTCTGGGGCGCGAGGGCGAGCTGGGGCTGATCGTCGACATCGGCGGCGGCACCTCGGATTTCTCGGTGTTCCGCAGCCAGGGCGGCAAGGCGCAGATCCTGGCCAATCACGGCATCCGGCTGGGCGGCACGGATTTCGACCAGCAGGTCTCGCTGAGCCATGCCATGCCGGCGCTGGGACAGGGCGGCAGCCTGCGGCGCGAGATGGGCCCGGGCCTGTTGCCGGTGCCGAACGCGGTCTATGTGGATCTGGCGACCTGGGCCCGCATCCCCTTCCTCTATACGCCCGAGACCCGGCGCATGGCGACCGGGATGGTGCGCATGGCGGTGGACCGGCCGGCGCTGGATCGCCTGGTCGCGGTGCTGGACGAGGAACTGGGCCATGAGCTGGCCTTCGCGGTCGAGCGCGGCAAGATCGCGGCCAATACCGGCACCGAAGCCCGCATCGCCATGGGCTTCATCGAACCCGGGCTGGCGCGGGCCATCACGCCCGAGACGCTGGAGGCGGCACTGTCGGCCAACCGCCATGCGCTGGCCGAGGCGGCGGCCGAGACGCTGCGCCTGGCCGGCGTCACGCCCGGCCGGATCGGCAGCGTGGTGCTGGTCGGCGGCTCGAGCCTGATGGGCCTGGTCGCGGACGAGGCCCGGCGGCTCTGCCCGGGCGCAAGCCAGCTGCGCGCCCAGGCCTTTACCGCCGTCGTCGACGGGCTGGCGCTGGCGACGGCGCGTTAG